The Vallicoccus soli genome includes the window GGCGACGGGCGCGACGGACGCCCCGCCCCAGGAGCTGTCGGGAGAGCCGTCGGGGGAGCCGTCGGGGGAGCCGTCGGGGGAGCCGTCGGGCGTACCGGCCGTGGACTCGGCGCTCGAGCGCCTCGCCGACCTCGACGCGCTGGCGGTGGACGACCACCCCGAGGTGTTCGCGGACGTGCACCGGGCGCTCGAGGACGTGCTCGCCCGCCCGTCCTCCCCGGCGCCCGGCGAGTGACCCGCCGGGTACGGCTCGACGCGGAGCTCGTGCGCCGCGGCATGGCCCGCTCCCGCGAGCACGCCAGCTCCCTCGTCGAGCAGGGCCGGGTCACGGTGGGCGGGCAGCGCGCGACCAAGCCGGCGACGCAGGTCGAGGTCGGGGCGCCGGTCGCGGTGGCCGACGACGACGGCGACCCCGGCTACGCCTCGCGCGGCGGCCACAAGCTCGCCGGCGCGCTGGACGCGTTCGGCCCGCGGGGGCTGCGGGTCGAGGGCCGGCGGTGCCTGGACGCCGGCGCCTCGACGGGCGGGTTCACCGACGTGCTGCTGCGCCGGGGCGCCGCGCAGGTGGTGGCGGTCGACGTGGGCTACGGCCAGCTGGCGTGGGCGCTGCGCACGGACGAGCGGGTGCAGGTGCACGACCGCACCAACGTCCGCGACCTCACCCCGGAGCACGTCGGCGGGCCGGTCGACGTCGTGGTGGCCGACCTGTCGTTCATCTCGCTGCGCCTCGTCCTCCCGGCGCTCGCGGCGTGCGCGCCGGGCGCCGACGCGGACCTGGCCCTCATGGTGAAGCCGCAGTTCGAAGTCGGCCGCGAGCGCCTCGGGCAGGGCGGCGTGGTGCGCGACCCGCAGCTGCGGGCCGACGCGGTGCGCGACGTCGGGGCGGCGGCCGCGGCGCTGGGCCTGGGCGCCGCCGGCGTCGTGGCCAGCCCGCTGCCGGGGCCGTCGGGCAACGTGGAGTACTTCCTCTGGCTGCGCCGCGACGCCGGCGCGCTCGCCGAGGACGACCTGCGCCGCGCGGTGCGGGAGGGCCCGTCGTGAGCGGGCGCTCGGTGCTCCTCGTGCTGCACAGCCAGCGCGCCGGCGGGGCCCGCGACGCGGAGGGCGCCGTCGCCGCCCTGACCGCCGGCGGGGTGGACGTACGGGTCCTGGCCGACGAGGCGGACGCGCCCGACCTGCCGGACGCGCCGCGCCTCGAGGGCGCGCGCGTGGTGCAGCCGGGGCCCGCTGCCGCGGAGGGCTGCGAGCTCGTGCTGTCCCTCGGCGGGGACGGCACGTTCCTGCGGGCGGCCGAGGCGGCGCGCCCCACCCGCACGCCCGTGCTCGGCGTCAACCTGGGCCACGTGGGCTTCCTCGCCGAGGCCGAGCGCGACGACCTGGGCGCGGCCGTGGAGGCGGTGCTCGACGGCCGGTACGAGGTCCAGGAGCGCCTGGCCCTCGACGTGCTCGTCCGGTACGACGGCCGCGTCGAGCGCACCTGGGCGCTCAACGAGGCCTCGGTCGAGAAGGCGAGCCGCCAGCGCATCCTCGAGGTGGTCGTCGAGGTCGACGGGCGGCCCCTGTCGCGCTGGGGCTGCGACGGCGTCCTGTGCGCGACGCCGACCGGCTCGACCGCGTACGCCTTCTCGGCGGGCGGTCCGGTCGTCTGGCCGGAGGTCGAGGCGATGCTCCTCGTGCCGCTCAGCGCGCACGCGCTCTTCGCCCGCCCGCTCGTCACGGCGCCGGACAGCGTCCTCGCGGTCGAGCTGCTCGCCGAGAGCCGCATCGGCGGCACGCTGCTGTGCGACGGGCGCCGCAGCATCGACCTGCCGCCGGGGGCGCGGGTGGAGGTGCGCCGGTCGGCGGACCCCGTGCGGCTGGTCCGCCTGCACCGCGACCCGTTCACCGACCGGCTGGTCGCCAAGTTCGACCTGCCGGTGGAGGGGTGGCGCGGCCGGGGGCGCCCGCCCGCC containing:
- a CDS encoding TlyA family RNA methyltransferase, which codes for MTRRVRLDAELVRRGMARSREHASSLVEQGRVTVGGQRATKPATQVEVGAPVAVADDDGDPGYASRGGHKLAGALDAFGPRGLRVEGRRCLDAGASTGGFTDVLLRRGAAQVVAVDVGYGQLAWALRTDERVQVHDRTNVRDLTPEHVGGPVDVVVADLSFISLRLVLPALAACAPGADADLALMVKPQFEVGRERLGQGGVVRDPQLRADAVRDVGAAAAALGLGAAGVVASPLPGPSGNVEYFLWLRRDAGALAEDDLRRAVREGPS
- a CDS encoding NAD kinase, with amino-acid sequence MSGRSVLLVLHSQRAGGARDAEGAVAALTAGGVDVRVLADEADAPDLPDAPRLEGARVVQPGPAAAEGCELVLSLGGDGTFLRAAEAARPTRTPVLGVNLGHVGFLAEAERDDLGAAVEAVLDGRYEVQERLALDVLVRYDGRVERTWALNEASVEKASRQRILEVVVEVDGRPLSRWGCDGVLCATPTGSTAYAFSAGGPVVWPEVEAMLLVPLSAHALFARPLVTAPDSVLAVELLAESRIGGTLLCDGRRSIDLPPGARVEVRRSADPVRLVRLHRDPFTDRLVAKFDLPVEGWRGRGRPPAGGPQPGAAPPGPVGPPA